In Cryptomeria japonica chromosome 5, Sugi_1.0, whole genome shotgun sequence, the genomic window caacactgatatgaaggagtatgatatgtgatagcttggatatcaccttgtgttgttgaacaccagtaaaggtaaagaagatgatcacaaaggtcatcagtacacaagttagcaCCTGGCTTGTATGATGAGATAGAAAGTTGTTTGagtagttgtttgtgatgaagaggtagagtgtTATCTGAATTACATCtgcactggaagagaagaatgaattgGTCTACTAAGAGGTTGCAAAACAGTAGGACTCCGACTAAATGAAGAAGCAGTCATCATGCGAAGCATTGACTGACAGTAAATGTGCTCATATTAGATCACATGAAGAACATTACAGGATGCGGAAGACAAAGTGTTATCTCATCTagcaagtggagcttatctcctattatgcattgagtgcacTATAGTTTGGAAAGATAAGTatagaggaagtgtgaagtgtttgtcatcttgacaaactggttgtgatatggtcaacgctaatcagggaaaaggcaaggctgagtagatgcaaacagAGGAATCTGGCCTAACTGAAAGAAGATGGAGGCttgagaaagaatgatgacatggtctcatcaagagtggtaaccggtatgtaaTTCTACCAGTTATATAAAgcaaggtgcagatgtagaagacCTCCCcgttgtgggaatgagcatacttaggacttaTCAGTCTGGTGACCAGTTTGAGTGTGTCCATCGATTGTTAAAGTCAAGAGAAGATATGACAAGGTAaccggtagaatggttgagacccAGAAGGGTTAGAAAACCAGTCGAATTAAGGAACCGGTAGGGTGGTTGGTCAGTAATCCTACTTGGAccaacttgaagtgccaagctggcagatagtcgacatggagtcaacatggcaaatccgcagttggataaagatagaatgtacaacgaTAGGGTTGTTGCAGGTTTGGTAAGCTTTAATGAAAGACCCCACAAATCAAGGACTTGCTGCAGAacgattgcaggggtttgaggctcaagaTCTGGAAGACAGCTATGAGCCAGCTAAGAGatattgagaagatcgaggcgatgaaggaaacaacccGACAAATCTTTCGCCTCTAATTGAAGGATTTGCTGTGAAGGTAAAAAGCAAATCACTGGGAATGAAAGGCATGATCGAGGAGATACGACTATGGCAAAGATGTGCATTTAGATGTTAGAAAGattagatcatgcaagatctgattggatttggttttcctcgaggatggtgaggaaaccctaaccacctaaacTTTGAATTAGCTTTTGGCAAGAAAtttgggctataagtaaaaaggccaaagagattgtttgtgcTGCTGAGAGATGAATATTTTGTTGTTGCGAAGTGGAAGATTTATGCAAGTAAGAACAAGATTAGCCGAGTGTTTAATGATCATCTACGAAGAGAGTGAGAGAAAACCTGGTTGAAGCCTTCAACCAGTTAGAGAGAAGAACCTGTAGTTCTTACACTAAAAGAGTGTGATACCAGTGATGTGTAGAGAGTAAGctatagatccagtagagaagcagCAGGTGCAGAGAAGGAAGAAGCGTGAGTCTGTAAAGGAAAGGGTACTCCGCCGACAAAGTAAGgcatttgataaggttgcaagagtcccttgtaacatgataacaacttatgtatttgaagtttgcattgtgaacactgagtcatagctcggtgcaggggttgaaGCTCCTTTGCGTTGTAGCCCATAAAACtgataggggttgtagctccttgggttggtgccctaaagtcaggggttggtgctccttgggttggtgccctaaactttgtaactgtgttttactgtgaggttggattggagcagtagtctcgagcaacattgctcaccgagatttttcccatcttggggtttcctcgtatatactattgttatgtgatgtctccttgtgtgtgtgtgtatttgagttagtctctttACTAACCGGTAAGCCTGAACTATTCTTGATTCACAAACCGATGTTGCTCACAAAGGATAGCTAAAAgggaaagttttgagaaccactgattcaccccctccccctcttagtggtgcattgtgtctgacATAATCTTAGTTAGTTCACAAGTATACTGTAAAATTGTTGCAAATATTATCTCCATTCTGTATCTCCAGatttcatataaatcaaaatattcaagatGTTTTGGTTTGACTTGACATTTTTCTATCAATGAATGATTGTGCATATGGGTTTCCTTCAAGAAAGGAATTAAAGTCTATGTGCTAATTAAAGTGAATCTGAGAAATATGCTATGGATTAACAAGAATGGTTTATGTAATAGCAAAGGGAGCTACGTTAATGTAAGGCATTAGTGTTTTGAAATCCCACTAATCTGAAGTAATTTACTGTTTTATAAGGTGCTTTTTTAGTTATTTGTTCTCAGTTGTTTACAAAGCATGTGGGATACTGTATCTGAGAATAATCCATCTCCATTAGGCCTATAGGTAATTGTTGCTAGGAGGTTATTGTCAAATACGGGCACAACAAATAGGAATACCCTCCTAAGCATGATGGAGCTTGAAGTGAAAAAGGCTATGAGAGCCTTGTTATGTTGCATTTTTTTGTCTTTACACTattgacaatgcaaatcaaatgtttgaggtctTTAATCCCATAACCTAGGAGTTTATTTATCTTTAGGACCGAGGGttgcaagaaaaatcaccaacagtgcctttatatatctcttgGTTTCCCAAATTAATAGATGCAAGAAATTTTTTATTGATGTTGTTTGCACCCACAGTAGTAATCCAGGGTGCCTCGTTACCAAGAGTGGAATTATAAGAGGTGCAGAGAAAGCTTGACTGGGGTTACTTTTTCCTGCCCCGAGAGAAACAAAAACACCCTTTCCAATGGCCCCAAATGCAGTAGTAGCTTTATTATCATTCTAAAATTCCCTATCTCATGACCAACACTAGTACAAAAACTACAATATATGACTAAGAAAActactaaaaattgcatataaatgactaatcttggtcacGTGTGTTAGCATTTGGAGATTactggtattttgcatagagattgcattaatgatatgttgtcattgatgtcaattgaaccggtaatggtattcatgatactattgatattgttgattttaatattggctagtaatcggtaaAAGAGCTTTGTGGAACATGTTGTAAACCGGTGAACCGGTAtttaaagggttaaacctttctatgtaatgtaaccggtaaaacactatcagctgttaaaccctaaccgaccaagtttgttggtttattttcTGATAaacagtaatgatggagacacgtgtgatcatttgattgaagatttattcaaATTGTCTTGGCGTGTTTGTTCTTGTCGAGGGAGGGAGCAAAGTGGACTGCATTTAAtgcacatcgtgtgatgagttacaaagtccaatggagtggtgatcatgtagcggttgaaattgtcttgaagaatgtgaagagattgttatgatttctaactgTCGAGATTGAacctgatgctctacaaaaaggagattgttaggatgacAAAACACAAACAAAAAGCGTTAGTGTTAGCAAATTAGAATTTAAACAatagcctaatcaagcatatcaagagagatactaaataagaaatggaaagcatgcaaagacacaagaagtaaattaaattcctccaaatgctgaccaaaacgttcatagtggctcctcccttgttcctctcatctccaagttccaaattagtgtagctctcaacaactttttacactattgatgtcttatggagattcaagattatgaaataaaAAGCTCATGAAATGCAAACAAGAACAAACTcgaaatgagattattatctaatctcgtattgattttagtccaaaagagtaaatgtaaattcttgtgctaaatgctctctaaaattcactataggttaaatacatacaagttttcaggatttggattatgaagaaatgagctctatttataggaaaaatggagcaatggatggttgaaattgaataatctcaacaagggtcaggattgaatgatattcaatccatgtgaggactttcaaacCAATCAGAGGATGACAAGTGTCagcatgagaggggttgagaggagagggaataagcattaaatgtttgacatgacttgagagttaacttgggagttaaggtcaaggttgggttgagtgaataaattctttattcaaagaataaatcttttatccaatggataaactcttgtacaaaagttaaagggataaccatggtcaaagcaataaatgtttgaggagacacatgagttacatgagggttgagttaggggttaaccataattggtcatgtaagagccacaaGTGGTTTGGAAGAatttttagaggttaatttgttgaacacacaaagcatttaatgtttttcaaaaactttgaagtctttgagaagtgactccaagttgcttaggaatgtgacaataattaggggatggattaggtattaaataggaaggggttagaaaaatctagaaggtgttttaggagtgcaagtggatttggtgggtgagggaaaataagattttaattaaaataaaattaatttatttcaacttgtggttgcaacttgcatttgtaggaaaatgcaagtgggagggggtgaataatttaaataaatgtttttaattatttatttaaaagaggaaagaagattaaattaaataaataagatttattcatttaattgattgtgaatttggtttaatgaattaattaaaataaattgaataatttatttaattaataggcgaatgttttgaagatgaattaattaaatgttaatttaattaactaatggctagtgggttttttattaaataaatagaaaatattcatttaattaaactggacagatttatgtgactacagaaccgatttgtttgtaatcttgatgatgagaattaggtttttgctgtgttaccgacctaattcatttctatttaaggttgatgaagttgtttgtaaaggttgttggcaaggttgttagaaaacctgttgagtgtgtagttgccaaaccgatgaatggatctgcactttgagtgaagacagattaaaggttatagaaggatctgatcaagcaaaagtagtgATATTCAAATAGACCAACaaaactattgttttctaacaattacaacagaagttaaatcccttaaccgagtgagctctaacaagattggttactcattaaatcctctaacaaggtgatccattaacttgtattcttaaatcctccagcaaggttactcctaacagggtattgtgcttctgacaaggcatatttgtaaatcccttaaccaggtgattcctaaccggaattaattcttaacaggacttattataAATCTCTAACAGACTTTGGtgcctaacagggcaaactttagaagagttcagatagctatccttgtgagtcccatctcaccttgtttttacctatttgggttttccaagtataaaaatttgtgtcaagtggtgaatgcttttgtggttgcgactttatttgttgatatggttaatttctgacaaggcatgttatgtagaagcattgaaGATGAATATGATGActtatgattaagaattgttgatgtttacatagatgttgaagttgtttactgttaaaacTGTCATAACACTTAAaccgattgatgtcaagtattcctatgaatattgatcttaattgagatatgtttactttgtttgactgagtttgagtttgggaactttgtttcagtttttcaatatatggattcatcacccccccctctcagtattctaccggatacttattctttcatcataccatcaacgtGATCATTAGTAGTTTATTCCTAGTCATTTATAATGTAACCAAACTTATGAATAAACTATTTTAGTAATTTATTGGTTGTTTTTATTGATCAAATTGATCAACAATTTAATCATTGATTTTGGTCATTGATCTAgtcgttaatttagtcattgatttagttattaatttagtcattgatttttgttaactagtcatttatttaatcatggtagtgatttatttagtcatatattaaGTCATtactttagtcatatatttagttattaatttagtcattgattgttgttaagtgGTCATTTATTTAGTTATTGTAGTCATTAATTACtatcaattggtagtatatttagtcattttcattcattgatttctgtccattggtagtatatttaatcaattttatttactGGTTTCTATTAATTGGTAGTAAATATAGTCATGATATGAATAGTTTATTAAATACCATAAATTTTATAatacaaaaataacataatattaaacttgaactaaaacataaaagcaaataaaaatattgGTATACAAACAAACTACAACATGATAGAATTAAAAGAATAATCCAACATCATGATAAATAAAGGGAATTTGCAATAAAAAATATAATCAAGTTATAATATCAGTTCTAAGAGTTTTCAACAATCCCTCATATACAAGAGTgtagtttttggatttgattgtgtgtgagatttttgcatcaatatttcagatcacactccgtgatccatcattaggatgaagagACTCAAATAAtcatggatcacagagtgtgatctgaaaagttgatgcaaaaatcttacacAAAATCAAATCTAGAAACTGCACTCTTgtaagttataagatgtcaaagttgtctaagagtttccaaTTCTTTCAAATACACCATGATAATTAAGATccctaaacaacacattcaaaataCTACATAAAGGAATGAGCGAAGATGTCTAACAACATGTACATGATAAACATGATCAACTATGTCCatttttgcaaatattttagtGGCCAATGTGTGAaagttctctctttctctttcagatGAACAACTCCATGTATCTTGTCTTCATAAGCAAGGGGTGTGTTACTTGTGACCTTTAAAATATTTACATTTGCATCTCCTATTCCCTTCAAGTTGACTTCATGTACAATAGATAGGGAGTGAATTCGCTCAATgcctacaacaacaccatcaaacgGCGGATCCAACACCCCAGCTTTATCCCCTTGTTTGAATTTATCAATATATTTCtgcagaaagaaaaataaaataacacGTTATATTACATAAGTAATGATTACCCTTTtttgcataataaaaaaaaaccattacTTACATAAATAGTACTTGCATGTGTGTTAAAATaattgcaatttttattttttttaaataattgcaATGATTCTATAACATGATATTTGTACTGAATTATAGAGAAATTCAAGTCACATCCTGTATTCAGAATATGCACAATTTATACTGTATCTATTTGAGAAGCAGAAAAGAAATATAATTGGCTAGAATGGTTCAAATTTAGGGGATAATTGCAATGTCACACCCTATAGAATGTGATTTCAAGGAAAACTAAGAAAATCTAAGTCAAAATCACTGTGAAGGATAATATACCTGTAACGTGAATGATAAATGTCGCGAATCTCCATAGATAGTTTATCACCAGTTGGTCTAGCCCTAAAAATGAACAGAAAGTTTGTCACCAGCATCAGAACCAGTTGTCCTGCTTCTTCCACATTGTATGTGAACCAGTGATTAGAAATCCATATGATCAATCTCTGTCTTGAAAATGAAGGCCAAATTTAAGCATTCATAATTTTGGCATATTCAAGCTCTATTTCTACCTTCCTTGCTATTATTGTAGTATAGTTACATAGCTAGCATCTATTCTATGAATGGTGTAAAAGTCTTATTTCGTCATAAGAAAGTACAAATCCAGCTTAAAcgttatatattaaaaattaaaagtgTGCAGTTTTCAGTATATAAAATTGTGTGCACGAATAGAAAAGGCATCTCAGTTGACATGAACACTATGCTAATTAGGAGATACTTCCAAAACATAATATATAAAGATCAAATAGAGATGAAATCAAAATACAACCCCTACAAAAATGTACCACATAGATTTACAATGCTATCAATTAGTACATCTTAAAATCATCTTGAAGATGGAGTAAAAACGCTAGTGACTTTCTAGAATTCCTTCTAGCATCGTCTAACTCCTATATTCTAACCTGTTATATCAGTTTAATTTGACATGATTACAATATTCAAACAAAAACCATGATCTGCACTATCAGTAGAAACTGTAGGGCAATTCTTCTGTTGATGATTCCACCATTCATATAACCTCAGTGACATGAAATTTACCTTCAGTTAATTTCCAATGCCCATATAAAAAGGGGAGAAAAACCTTAGAGGAAAATGGGAAACGGGTGGATAATAGCTCCCAAAAGCTATGCTATCAATTTCTTCAGAAGCCCCCTCATACCCATTTGGACCTGGTTTGGGTTCTAGTTTGAGGTTGGGACGGTCATGTGTTTTCCCAGGATGCCCAGGCAAACCTGGGCATGTCCAGGTGGAAGTCAAAGGAAAAACATCAAAACATATTTTTTTCCAaactttttttaaattaaaaagcaTTTGCCAACCCTAATTTGGCCCTGAAGCTAAGTTACCGAATCGGCAGAAAATCCTCACGTATCTGGGTACGATGCGTTTCTGAATCGGATTCGAATACAAACGTCTGTAGAATCGGGCTGGATACGATATTCTTGAGGTGGATTCGTTTGGAATCATCAAGCAACGTACTTGGCCGATTCCAACCCATACAAGGGGTTTTCACAACGATTCCAATGGTCAAATAAAAAATTTCAGACTTTTCTTTAACCGTTTTACCATAAAATATATGACCACAACCCTAAACAACAATATTTTTCAATGTATTTTTGCAAGCAGTAGCAGATTAGCAAGACTTCGACGGCATGGTTTGCATGCGTTTTACAGAGACAACTACTCTTCTGTTCAGGTCGCACTTAAACATTTCTTCCACCCTTGCTGTCGGAATATATCTAGTCTTCCATTCgaacagcttcaatcctagcagTAGCCGGTGGGGTGTATTCACTCTTTCATCCATTCGAATAGCCTCCCGTCGGGATGGTCGGAGATTAAACCAAATGTGCGGAAGCGTTTTCTTATTCTCCTTTAATTACTCTATATAAGTTTTAACTTTAATTTTAGGTTTTTGATTTATtagaattttattaaatttaatatcgtttattattattattattattaacaacATTAAGAAGCTtacaattattttaataaattctattgtttattaaatttaaacttaaattagttatattaaattatatgaattaatattaaattaaatattatttaatatttattgttaattttatttatattattatcatacatgttttattttatgaatGACCTATTAAGTAGTATTTATATTAAGTAGTTCTACTttattttgtaaatatttattattaatatttaacatGTTTAAAAACTAAATAATATCAAATAACTTTATATTAATATGGTATTAAGATAAtagttaataaaattataaatttaatataatataaatctATATTATTATGACATTAAAGTTTTAGGTATTAAATATGGATATATTTATGATTTCAGATGTTTATTAAAGAGGCGTACCCAAAACGTACCCAACCTCCTCCAAAAAATATTGCCGTATCGGCATACCGAAACTACGTACCCGTACCCGTATCCGTACCCGATTCGGTAACTTAGCCCTGAAGTGATCTTTATACACTAATTGATTAAAAACTGCATAGCATTCATCATTTAGACTAATTAGATTTTTCAGCTTCATTGTTAGTTTTCTGAAGAATGAAGAAAAATCAGAGTTGCatgaagttgaagaagagcaaAAAGTGCAAGAAAATGCCTTATTTCAAAAGGTATGCATAACCAAGTTCCAAAATGATTTTATTTAAGGAATTAGTTAATATGGCAATAAAATAGTGAAAATAGCATGGTccatgaaggtttgtgtggtttaAAAGTGTGATTGGTGCAAAGTGTGGATTGAAACAAGATAAGAATCAAGAAACATGTGCTTGGTGCAAAAATGGCACGCAATAGGAAACccataattatttataaattatgtACTTATATGGATTCCCAGCATATCCAATCTCCTTCCTTGGCGTTACATTTGGATCACTTCTTAGGCTTTCTCCCTCTGGATTTAATGGCTCGGTGCACCCATAATGTGGCTCAGAAAACTCTCTTCCATTAAGCGGTGTAATTCTTCTCGTAATTTTTGCCAGTTACTAAAAAAGAAGTTGATCCTTTAACCTTACCATGATTTGTGCCTCCTCTAAACCTTTCGTCACAATGAGAAGCAGTCTGATCATAATAAATCTCATAAGGATCAGGGACCTTGTGCCAAGAGGAATGTGAACCTGCGCAAAGATAATTCCTCCTTCCATCCATAGCATAACCTGTACCAGGTACAATATAAGTGGAAAAACTAATTTAGTTGaacaaaagaaataataaaatggaTTACTTGGTAAAAGCTACAACAGTGCTTCATAGAAGTCAAAAAGCACCTAACATCAGACAATCAACAAGCCATCAACGCTAACAATGCAGAAAGTGAGCTTCCTACAGTAAGAACCCAATTTTTTTTAGGGCAAGCAGCAACTGATATATGCAACCTTGATGAAATTTAAAAGCTGCATCGTGGAAGCCCTGCACATCTCAGGAAAAGCTGATTCTTTCAGAAAATAATCCATGTCTTTGAAGATTTGATTGCACAGGTCTTTTTTTCTGGCAaacaaaaccctaacaacaaccTTGATTTTCTGGGTGCAATTCTTTCCTTTATCTTCTAATTATTCCCACTTTGTTTTCTTAATCTCTTTGATGTGCAGCTTCTTGAACCCTCCATCAGCAGTCTATATAAATTTGCAAGGAATATGCATGGCAGGATTGTCGATTTCTTACAATCATACAGATAAGATTTTTTGTAAAACCTAAGATcaatattattaaagtaaatgTCCTGAAAATATTAACTATCGATTATCCACTCTAGATGCACCCAACAAAGCGTTTACCACAGTTGGAGCACCTATCAATGTAAATAGGGAAAGTATCTTTGTTTTTATAATAGCAAACTTCTTTTTATATGAGAGAAATGGCATCTTATTTTGTAAAAGAGTGAAGTAGATGGAAGTAATTTCATGTGGTATTCAATTAAAAAAATGTTTGTGACAAATTTTCTCTTGCAAGAATTATAAATGAGAGTATAATTTGTGTGTCATCCATTGATGGGCATGCTTTTTTTAAGATTTTTGTACTTAATACTGCATCAGTGGTACCCGAGTGGCAAAGTTGATGCATTGTAAGTTGAATTAGAAAAAACAGCTAAGACATTAGCAGAATAGTTCAAGACAAATAAACTATTATATTTTAACAAAAACCTATAGAAAATAGCTAAAAGAGGTATTTGGTTAAGGAAAACTGCATTGTTGTACATAACCCAAGCAAGAGATAGTATAAGCCAATTTGGTCAATATGATCAGAAAGCCAAATGATTTTAGATAAAACTGAAGATAGGATGACAATAGCAGACATTGAAGTGATTTAAAAGGTTTAAGGCACTAAAGAAATTATTGAATAATCTTGGAAAGATTGCAGCAAGACATGAGGAGAAAGGGAATGAAGTAATGAGAGATCTTGATGCTGAAATCATGGATAAGAATGGAGAAGACCAATGTAATGCTAATTTGGAAAAGCTGGTGACTAAAGTAGATATGTGCCTTAGAAATGGTGCTATAGTAGAAGAGATAATGTACTGTTGGTAATTTATTCCTACCCAGAAGTGGGTGGTGCAACTGTGAAAAGTAATTGAAGTGGAGCACAATGCATGTTTGAAGAATtcaaggctgaagagaaattgagaGAGGAGAATACTCTTGAAAGGTTAATTTAGAAACAACAAATACatatgcaaattccaacaattgtTAAAGTTGACTAAAACATGCTATtagatacctgcataaaaataatgAAAGTAGATTTGACATGCAAGTTATGGTACAGATGCTCTAGTGGATCATGAAGGCAAATGTGAAGAAGAGGTGAGGAATACAAGTATTCTTGTTAAAGTGTGAGGAATTCCAACCATAGAGCTGTTATATACACAAAATACAGGTAATATGATAAGTCCATTTATCAAATGTGATTGATTATAGGATGATTGGAACAACAGTGGAAGGgaaagttgagcatgttccaatggaTATGACAGT contains:
- the LOC131034655 gene encoding uncharacterized protein LOC131034655, with protein sequence MWRFFQSYAMDGRRNYLCAGSHSSWHKVPDPYEIYYDQTASHCDERFRGGTNHGQLVLMLVTNFLFIFRARPTGDKLSMEIRDIYHSRYRNILINSNKGIKLGCWIRRLMVLL